From a single Ascaphus truei isolate aAscTru1 chromosome 2, aAscTru1.hap1, whole genome shotgun sequence genomic region:
- the LRRC14 gene encoding leucine-rich repeat-containing protein 14 isoform X1, whose translation MLSLVFVCAQKVVSDHASIQRALEFIPKELYPVLFKAAFLGKKTLVLQDLVQQWPFFVLSFQKLLHRDRHCNPSLLKEKPSKLCVQTVILGVMAYLSEALTKEDGGSHARGYSTLCRKQQLRLLDMTGLQDDDLEPDPDTMSLWSRTVTLAKACIDISRRHCDEVMRVSKRRKGSGVAVLTPPAPCSPVYVEVRVDLFVNSTSYGVLREALHVSAHGPLRLQCRDLRAEELSLRSTAGLLELLSPAGIRQIDLRFNNLGLPGLNVLLPHMAKFTSLQSLKLPYSNIDVRRPSPVMEEGLQNFASQLGQLCALKELNLGSSRLSGRLRQVLRGLEKPLESLELAFCYLLPVDLCYLSQSIHVSSLKTLDLSGNNLSAILLQPFQRLITEASGCLLHLDIMECKLTDTHLSSFLPALCRCSRLRYLGLFCNPLSSMGLKMLLQNSVLLPDLRLVVYPIPVDCYDESLPTYSSSFLDNSFDQEKLLGVGAELHQMLVTAHREDVVWTTDMYKYRALEYVGL comes from the exons ATGTTGTCACTAGTATTTGTTTGCGCTCAGAAGGTTGTTTCTGATCATGCCTCCATTCAGCGGGCCCTGGAGTTTATCCCCAAAGAACTGTATCCAGTTTTGTTCAAGGCGGCCTTCCTCGGCAAGAAGACCCTGGTGCTCCAGGACCTGGTCCAGCAGTGGCCGTTCTTCGTCCTCAGCTTCCAGAAGCTGCTGCACCGTGACCGGCACTGCAACCCTTCCCTGCTCAAGGAGAAGCCCAGCAAGCTGTGCGTGCAGACAGTGATACTGGGAGTCATGGCCTACCTAAGTGAAGCTCTGACCAAGGAGGACGGAGGAAGTCATGCCCG GGGTTATTCTACTCTCTGCAGGAAGCAGCAGCTGCGGCTTCTGGATATGACCGGCCTGCAGGACGATGACTTGGAGCCAGACCCCGACACCATGAGTCTCTGGTCCCGCACAGTGACCCTGGCCAAAGCCTGCATTGACATATCCAGGCGACACTGCGACGAAGTGATGCGGGTGTCCAAGCGCAGGAAAGGATCTGGCGTCGCCGTGCTGACCCCGCCCGCACCTTGCAGCCCTGTGTACGTGGAGGTGCGCGTGGACCTCTTTGTGAACAGTACATCCTATGGTGTCCTGCGGGAGGCGCTCCACGTGAGCGCGCACGGCCCCCTGCGTCTGCAGTGCAGGGACCTCCGGGCGGAGGAGCTCTCCCTCCGCAGCACCGCGGGGCTTCTCGAACTTCTCAGCCCTGCCGGAATCCGTCAGATAGACCTGAGGTTCAATAACCTGGGACTCCCCGGCCTGAACGTCCTTCTCCCGCACATGGCCAAGTTCACCAGCCTGCAGAGCCTCAAGCTGCCGTACAGTAACATCGACGTGAGGCGGCCGTCTCCGGTGATGGAGGAAGGGCTGCAGAACTTTGCCTCTCAGCTAGGACAACTCTGCGCTCTGAAGGAGCTGAACCTGGGATCGTCGCGGCTCTCTGGGAGGCTACGACAGGTGCTCAG AGGTTTGGAGAAGCCCTTGGAGAGCTTGGAACTGGCCTTCTGTTACCTCCTGCCTGTGGACCTGTGCTATCTCTCGCAGAGTATCCATGTCTCATCTCTAAAAACATTGGACCTTAGTGGGAACAACCTGTCTGCGATCCTCCTGCAACCCTTCCAGCGCCTAATCACCGAGGCTTCAGGGTGCCTGCTCCACTTGGACATTATGGAATGCAAGTTGACTGACACCCACCTCTCCTCATTCCTGCCTGCCCTCTGCCGCTGCTCACGCCTCCGTTACCTTGGTCTCTTCTGCAATCCATTATCTTCCATGGGGCTGAAGATGCTTCTGCAGAATTCCGTGCTCCTACCTGATCTTCGGCTAGTGGTTTACCCAATCCCCGTGGACTGTTACGATGAGAGTTTGCCCACCTATTCTTCCTCCTTTTTGGACAACTCTTTTGACCAGGAAAAACTGCTAGGGGTAGGAGCAGAACTGCACCAAATGCTGGTCACAGCTCACCGAGAAGATGTGGTGTGGACCACAGATATGTACAAGTACAGAGCACTGGAATATGTTGGCCTGTAG
- the LRRC14 gene encoding leucine-rich repeat-containing protein 14 isoform X2 gives MLSLVFVCAQKVVSDHASIQRALEFIPKELYPVLFKAAFLGKKTLVLQDLVQQWPFFVLSFQKLLHRDRHCNPSLLKEKPSKLCVQTVILGVMAYLSEALTKEDGGSHARKQQLRLLDMTGLQDDDLEPDPDTMSLWSRTVTLAKACIDISRRHCDEVMRVSKRRKGSGVAVLTPPAPCSPVYVEVRVDLFVNSTSYGVLREALHVSAHGPLRLQCRDLRAEELSLRSTAGLLELLSPAGIRQIDLRFNNLGLPGLNVLLPHMAKFTSLQSLKLPYSNIDVRRPSPVMEEGLQNFASQLGQLCALKELNLGSSRLSGRLRQVLRGLEKPLESLELAFCYLLPVDLCYLSQSIHVSSLKTLDLSGNNLSAILLQPFQRLITEASGCLLHLDIMECKLTDTHLSSFLPALCRCSRLRYLGLFCNPLSSMGLKMLLQNSVLLPDLRLVVYPIPVDCYDESLPTYSSSFLDNSFDQEKLLGVGAELHQMLVTAHREDVVWTTDMYKYRALEYVGL, from the exons ATGTTGTCACTAGTATTTGTTTGCGCTCAGAAGGTTGTTTCTGATCATGCCTCCATTCAGCGGGCCCTGGAGTTTATCCCCAAAGAACTGTATCCAGTTTTGTTCAAGGCGGCCTTCCTCGGCAAGAAGACCCTGGTGCTCCAGGACCTGGTCCAGCAGTGGCCGTTCTTCGTCCTCAGCTTCCAGAAGCTGCTGCACCGTGACCGGCACTGCAACCCTTCCCTGCTCAAGGAGAAGCCCAGCAAGCTGTGCGTGCAGACAGTGATACTGGGAGTCATGGCCTACCTAAGTGAAGCTCTGACCAAGGAGGACGGAGGAAGTCATGCCCG GAAGCAGCAGCTGCGGCTTCTGGATATGACCGGCCTGCAGGACGATGACTTGGAGCCAGACCCCGACACCATGAGTCTCTGGTCCCGCACAGTGACCCTGGCCAAAGCCTGCATTGACATATCCAGGCGACACTGCGACGAAGTGATGCGGGTGTCCAAGCGCAGGAAAGGATCTGGCGTCGCCGTGCTGACCCCGCCCGCACCTTGCAGCCCTGTGTACGTGGAGGTGCGCGTGGACCTCTTTGTGAACAGTACATCCTATGGTGTCCTGCGGGAGGCGCTCCACGTGAGCGCGCACGGCCCCCTGCGTCTGCAGTGCAGGGACCTCCGGGCGGAGGAGCTCTCCCTCCGCAGCACCGCGGGGCTTCTCGAACTTCTCAGCCCTGCCGGAATCCGTCAGATAGACCTGAGGTTCAATAACCTGGGACTCCCCGGCCTGAACGTCCTTCTCCCGCACATGGCCAAGTTCACCAGCCTGCAGAGCCTCAAGCTGCCGTACAGTAACATCGACGTGAGGCGGCCGTCTCCGGTGATGGAGGAAGGGCTGCAGAACTTTGCCTCTCAGCTAGGACAACTCTGCGCTCTGAAGGAGCTGAACCTGGGATCGTCGCGGCTCTCTGGGAGGCTACGACAGGTGCTCAG AGGTTTGGAGAAGCCCTTGGAGAGCTTGGAACTGGCCTTCTGTTACCTCCTGCCTGTGGACCTGTGCTATCTCTCGCAGAGTATCCATGTCTCATCTCTAAAAACATTGGACCTTAGTGGGAACAACCTGTCTGCGATCCTCCTGCAACCCTTCCAGCGCCTAATCACCGAGGCTTCAGGGTGCCTGCTCCACTTGGACATTATGGAATGCAAGTTGACTGACACCCACCTCTCCTCATTCCTGCCTGCCCTCTGCCGCTGCTCACGCCTCCGTTACCTTGGTCTCTTCTGCAATCCATTATCTTCCATGGGGCTGAAGATGCTTCTGCAGAATTCCGTGCTCCTACCTGATCTTCGGCTAGTGGTTTACCCAATCCCCGTGGACTGTTACGATGAGAGTTTGCCCACCTATTCTTCCTCCTTTTTGGACAACTCTTTTGACCAGGAAAAACTGCTAGGGGTAGGAGCAGAACTGCACCAAATGCTGGTCACAGCTCACCGAGAAGATGTGGTGTGGACCACAGATATGTACAAGTACAGAGCACTGGAATATGTTGGCCTGTAG